In a genomic window of Virgibacillus sp. SK37:
- a CDS encoding WXG100 family type VII secretion target → MSGMIRLNPEELEDFARRYGIESGNVNAILKTLDDLIAQLGDAWEGGASQAFQDQYVELRPSFVNMVTLLEDIQRQLASSADTLRQTDANIAGQIRG, encoded by the coding sequence ATGTCTGGTATGATTCGTTTAAACCCTGAAGAATTAGAAGATTTTGCGAGAAGGTATGGTATTGAAAGTGGGAATGTAAATGCCATTCTTAAAACATTGGATGATCTCATTGCCCAGTTAGGAGATGCGTGGGAGGGTGGAGCTTCACAAGCTTTCCAAGACCAATATGTAGAACTACGACCTTCTTTTGTTAACATGGTTACTCTTTTAGAGGACATCCAACGTCAATTAGCTTCTAGTGCTGATACACTTAGACAGACAGACGCTAATATTGCAGGTCAAATTCGCGGATAA
- a CDS encoding AraC family transcriptional regulator, producing the protein MILQDKKGLLLYRTDRLGERDWRYDSCYKLIFTPYGKSLYQTSRSDIQIEEDQFFIFNPKFEHKQIQVTKEKFLVEIEPNLLNEIAGQLGVPGTDIEFASTAFKNPLLLQWVSFTKNFLTMNENMTTGMQKLFIESSLIQLTTLMLQYAPGSQLEELPHSLYSPNINRVLDALKQSYQQDWSLDDMATMAGMNKFPFSHAFKRETGLSAYSWLQLFRLLKSQHFLTKTNRSILSIALDVGFKNVSSYNTLFIKIYGRTPSEFRLLYRRNS; encoded by the coding sequence ATGATTTTGCAGGATAAAAAAGGGCTTTTATTATATCGTACCGACCGATTAGGTGAACGTGATTGGAGATATGATTCATGCTATAAGTTAATATTTACTCCTTATGGAAAAAGCCTCTATCAAACGTCTCGTTCTGACATTCAAATAGAGGAAGACCAGTTTTTTATATTTAATCCGAAATTTGAGCACAAACAGATTCAGGTAACAAAAGAAAAATTTCTCGTTGAAATTGAACCGAATTTACTAAATGAAATAGCTGGGCAACTAGGTGTTCCAGGAACAGATATTGAATTTGCCTCTACTGCTTTTAAAAATCCCCTGCTATTACAATGGGTATCTTTCACGAAAAACTTTCTTACCATGAATGAAAATATGACAACTGGAATGCAGAAATTATTTATTGAGTCAAGCCTTATTCAGTTGACAACACTGATGCTTCAATACGCTCCAGGGTCCCAGCTTGAGGAATTGCCACATAGCTTATATTCGCCGAATATAAATAGAGTGCTTGATGCGTTAAAGCAATCTTACCAGCAGGATTGGTCGTTGGATGATATGGCAACGATGGCTGGCATGAATAAATTTCCGTTCTCTCATGCATTTAAAAGGGAAACGGGATTATCTGCGTACTCTTGGTTGCAATTATTCCGTTTACTAAAAAGCCAGCATTTTTTAACTAAGACGAATAGAAGTATTTTATCAATTGCCCTGGATGTTGGTTTTAAAAACGTTTCATCCTATAACACGCTATTTATAAAAATCTATGGGAGAACTCCATCGGAATTTCGACTGCTTTACCGAAGAAATAGTTAA
- a CDS encoding MFS transporter codes for MYLSTLTNKNIRNYLLGGGVSRLGDVLSGMAFLFLAYDLTDSTIYTTIMAIAETIPYLLFGLIGGVIADWIPRKKLLILLDSLRIPIILSVFLFHQTGLLSFSYLLIVSFVIQTIGCFFNPAHRAILPMITQAEQRASANSLYDTVSRGVTILSPVLSVWLLTYGTVYFFIVDALSYGISIICLRKIHFTEEKNLATKTVRTAVLSIVEFFSWVRKHSKVKYLFTVTFLVVFFNTWVWQVGLLLALTELTSHSKELYSILQGVFGAIVVITNLIIPYFIREMTLKTYLIGAFLWGLGITYYGFMYSLTHFFIGVALVGIGLPLSSLARVYMLQTLVPENMHGRAFSSNAFLLYTANTVSLLLFGLLVIVTPIQWLMLGSGLMIIIISLAALTISSVKQSKFRWSSPIDFYK; via the coding sequence ATGTATCTATCTACATTAACTAACAAAAATATTAGAAATTATCTGCTCGGAGGTGGTGTTTCTCGTTTAGGTGATGTACTTTCTGGCATGGCTTTTCTCTTTCTTGCTTATGATCTTACTGATTCAACTATATATACAACTATAATGGCAATTGCAGAAACAATACCATACTTGTTATTTGGATTGATTGGTGGTGTTATTGCAGATTGGATTCCTCGCAAAAAACTATTAATTTTATTAGATAGTCTACGTATTCCTATTATTTTATCGGTCTTTCTTTTCCATCAGACTGGTTTACTAAGCTTTAGCTATTTACTTATTGTAAGCTTTGTCATTCAAACAATAGGGTGTTTTTTCAACCCTGCACACCGGGCCATTTTACCAATGATTACACAAGCTGAGCAACGCGCCTCTGCAAACAGTCTATATGATACGGTTAGTCGTGGCGTCACAATCTTAAGTCCCGTCTTATCTGTTTGGCTTCTAACTTATGGAACGGTTTATTTTTTTATCGTTGATGCATTATCCTATGGTATTAGTATTATATGTCTCAGAAAGATCCATTTTACGGAAGAAAAAAACCTGGCTACAAAGACAGTTCGAACAGCAGTTCTTTCTATCGTTGAGTTTTTTTCGTGGGTAAGAAAACATTCAAAGGTAAAATATTTATTTACTGTAACATTTCTAGTTGTGTTTTTTAACACCTGGGTATGGCAAGTTGGGTTGTTGCTTGCTCTAACTGAACTAACCTCACACAGTAAAGAACTATATAGCATCCTTCAAGGGGTTTTCGGAGCTATTGTTGTCATTACTAATCTAATTATCCCTTACTTCATTCGGGAGATGACCCTAAAAACATATCTTATAGGAGCATTTTTATGGGGTTTGGGGATAACCTATTACGGATTCATGTATAGTCTGACACACTTTTTTATTGGTGTAGCCTTAGTAGGAATTGGCCTGCCATTGTCCAGCTTAGCGAGAGTTTATATGCTCCAAACTCTTGTGCCTGAGAACATGCATGGTCGTGCCTTTAGTTCCAATGCATTTCTTCTTTATACGGCAAATACTGTTTCTCTTTTGCTTTTTGGACTGCTTGTTATAGTTACTCCTATTCAATGGTTAATGCTTGGTAGTGGCCTAATGATCATCATAATAAGTTTAGCCGCGTTAACTATTTCTTCGGTAAAGCAGTCGAAATTCCGATGGAGTTCTCCCATAGATTTTTATAAATAG
- a CDS encoding GNAT family N-acetyltransferase → MKLKTVPMDVEIAMSILNWKYDKPYDFYNNELTEEALHEFINGNYFTIVDERERLIGFYCTGTAAQVPAGNRVEAYKEEKLDIGFGMNPVLTGQGKGYSFCDYIFKTIGQNSPDLPQRLTVATFNKRAIHLYKKFGFKQENEFNTERATFITMTRNKG, encoded by the coding sequence ATGAAGCTAAAAACAGTCCCTATGGATGTAGAGATTGCCATGTCCATACTAAACTGGAAATATGATAAACCATATGATTTTTATAATAATGAACTAACGGAAGAGGCTTTACATGAATTTATAAACGGGAATTATTTTACAATTGTAGATGAGAGGGAGAGACTGATCGGTTTTTACTGTACTGGAACTGCTGCACAAGTGCCAGCGGGGAATAGGGTAGAAGCTTACAAGGAAGAAAAACTCGATATTGGGTTCGGTATGAATCCAGTTTTAACTGGTCAAGGAAAAGGTTATTCATTTTGTGACTATATATTTAAAACAATTGGGCAGAATTCACCCGATCTGCCGCAACGTCTAACAGTCGCTACTTTCAATAAACGTGCCATCCATTTATATAAAAAGTTTGGATTTAAACAAGAAAACGAATTTAATACAGAGCGGGCAACTTTTATTACGATGACAAGAAATAAAGGATAA
- a CDS encoding D-serine ammonia-lyase, translated as MFIFTDSELKAWESKYPLITNLRKLEPVFWQNSHLASASNFNTLPLTIQDMKEAEERWHRFAPFLAEVFPQTEKSNGIIESPIRNIAGMRDQLVNYYNRNLTGELFLKCDNELPIAGSVKARGGIYEVLHHAEALAIDAGLISKEDNYKLFATNEFKDFFKDYSIGVGSTGNLGLSIGIMSAALGFQVSVYMSADAKQWKKDLLREKGAKVVEFSGDFSEAIEEGRKTTIEDPNGYFVDDEDSKHLFLGYSTAAFRLKHQLEEQGIKVDKEHPLFVYIPCGVGGSPGGITFGLKQLFGDHVHCFFVEPTHSPAVLIGLLTGEMDRVSVQDFGLDNKTAADGLAVGRPSQFATAISDQLVSGMYTMEDDDLYRLLAMLQDTENIQVEPSATAGLLGPQAVLQSDYVKQLEINPDNINHIAWATGGDLVPQKDREVFYKTGKDLM; from the coding sequence TTGTTTATTTTTACAGATAGTGAATTAAAAGCGTGGGAATCGAAGTATCCTTTAATAACAAATTTAAGAAAATTAGAGCCTGTGTTTTGGCAAAATTCTCACCTGGCATCTGCTTCTAATTTTAATACATTACCTTTAACGATTCAGGACATGAAAGAAGCCGAAGAAAGATGGCATAGATTTGCTCCTTTTTTGGCTGAAGTTTTTCCGCAAACCGAAAAGAGTAACGGAATTATTGAATCTCCTATACGGAACATTGCTGGCATGAGAGATCAGCTTGTTAATTACTATAATAGAAATTTAACTGGAGAACTCTTTTTAAAATGCGATAATGAATTACCAATAGCTGGTTCCGTAAAAGCAAGAGGGGGAATTTACGAAGTATTGCATCATGCAGAAGCACTTGCTATTGATGCAGGCTTAATCTCAAAAGAAGATAACTACAAGCTTTTTGCCACCAACGAATTCAAGGATTTTTTCAAAGATTATTCCATTGGCGTTGGGTCTACTGGGAATCTTGGATTAAGTATTGGTATTATGAGTGCAGCATTAGGCTTTCAGGTTTCTGTTTATATGTCCGCAGATGCCAAACAATGGAAAAAGGATTTATTGAGAGAAAAAGGAGCTAAGGTAGTTGAATTTAGTGGCGACTTTAGTGAGGCGATTGAAGAAGGACGTAAAACAACAATAGAGGATCCAAATGGCTATTTTGTTGATGATGAGGACTCCAAGCATTTATTCCTTGGTTACAGTACTGCCGCATTTCGACTAAAACACCAATTGGAGGAACAAGGAATTAAGGTGGATAAAGAGCATCCTTTATTTGTCTATATACCATGTGGCGTTGGTGGCTCACCGGGTGGTATTACATTTGGTCTTAAGCAACTGTTTGGAGACCATGTTCATTGTTTCTTTGTTGAGCCTACACATTCACCGGCTGTGTTAATTGGATTATTAACTGGAGAGATGGACCGTGTTAGTGTTCAGGATTTCGGCCTTGATAACAAAACGGCTGCGGACGGCTTAGCTGTAGGACGTCCATCCCAGTTTGCCACTGCTATTAGCGATCAGTTAGTAAGCGGCATGTATACCATGGAGGATGATGATTTATATCGATTACTTGCTATGCTTCAGGATACAGAAAATATCCAAGTTGAGCCATCAGCAACAGCTGGGCTTCTTGGTCCCCAAGCCGTCTTACAAAGTGACTATGTTAAACAACTGGAAATAAATCCGGATAATATTAATCATATCGCCTGGGCAACCGGAGGAGACCTTGTGCCTCAGAAAGATAGAGAAGTATTTTATAAGACGGGAAAAGATCTCATGTAG